The following proteins come from a genomic window of Bactrocera tryoni isolate S06 chromosome 1, CSIRO_BtryS06_freeze2, whole genome shotgun sequence:
- the LOC120767053 gene encoding dedicator of cytokinesis protein 3 isoform X1 → MWISSNNKYGVAIHNWHGDVRFGLALDVGDSVEILEECKNWYRGTCARKSRAVGIFPKTYIHIKDLSKIDPVVGECTQVLREWSEIWKKLYVDRETYKFHTLRKVMLSILECRRELLGATLTQDQTLELQTLVVSRIDWGNRKLGLDQVPRIGPLAVDPHNIGIVGLYNVHVSSADNAKASSSRGTLRRKVQRKILTHHLYFCMRDFGHRIGGDDAEVYFYLYDANPMRMRALSERFLVKISKDGFSNYIEKLHSNCTVFTDLGAVDLNEDLHLVAVVMRVGKINPSETGKKVEKNNSLSCTGPTYRRPFGVGVLPLNDITQYDSSIESEEKEYNFKIYQCEEKDFHQLHELIIKKSTGKFSPITSGNQNTQGIVVSLKLLHGGLGQARQEQPLLFQGTTITRKMGFPDVIMPGDVRNDLFITLERAEFERGGKNTAKNILTTVVVLDTAGNILTECLWGASGMDSQSYYKSMILYHQNSPCWNEMLRLSVPIDKFSAAHVRFEFRHCSTRDKSDPKLFGFSFARLMDPSGATLTDGQHELYVYKCEDLAKLHAGNYLKLPSKPKDPHAKVDCSSIFHRSSKEVFVIKSLLCSTKLTQNADLLSLLQWRTNPETIQDSLTGVLRLNDEELVKFLQDVLDALFAMFSNEEGNSTEHSGLVFHVLVSIFSVLQSNKFQHFRPVMNAYIENHFAAALVYKGLITSVEHMAVFMTKAEHPDPFQKCFSSLEYIFKLLIQSRKLFARATGGQYEDSFRRDLHSLFTALNGMLAVPSYDVIIPTQEALLNSTGVVLEQLKDTLPAPELGMLARNMLDAIPRDAPVRLVQAKLNAVKDLVSGELFHEDDSRTVVLSVACKHLRMHLGRRDELRLCAEIISEILNHLYDLQRQQREKVTNTLQHDLDSLCKNILGILIKTISIMMEGANTVLPQLVACLLGLLQLLDETHYKHYWDELSPNKDPRDLKDFLSKSLLVFEELLSQDWQVFPTDWLIMKLACNDVLRKALEEFAKPLVYRFLGPQSFDSPLWWSYFSLAVTFLTQPSLQLEKYREPKRRKILNTHGDMRVLMGFQILSMWSQLGEQKLHFIPSMVGPFLEVTLVPEQALRKATLTVFYDMMQCEQSARGSFRLVESELIDKLDLLISENKGDDEYRELFSTMEHLSLVLLEKVQSENPNWKDSGIAFIASVTRLLERLLDYRSVMQGEENRDKRMSCTVNLLNFYKNEINRKEMYLRYIYKLHDLHLQAENYTEAGYTLKLYANMLSWDRESLCFAPCDNTGQPEWQRKERLYHEILKYFDKGKCWEKGIPLCKELAVLYETRRFDYNRLSEILILEAKFFQNILTQLRPEPEYFRVGFYGLGFPLFVRNKQFVYRGLEYERIGAFTQRLQTEFPTAQILTNNSPPDNSILTAPEQYIQISNVRPVGDAQALKTAMVPVPEKIARFYEVNDVTRFIYDRPIYKGPIDKDNEFKSLWIERTKLEISNPLPGILRWFEVKHKSVHEITPVEFACETMNNVGKELWDLIVQYRSEPKRNINPFSMRLQGIIDANVMGGISKYQEAFFSEQFLKSPQGHGQQANVQKLKALILEQIQVLEQALELHGTLAPSGVQPLHNRLLERFSQLKQSLSGLGRLKRQHSDSIVNTPLPPLPTENRTMSLGNPNTNAGSSNYYGVYEHDDIYTRPGDTLRPVETANTLLITNSYQMLSNESMSTVEITRDKVPPVPNRPRSQNFMGSMDGPEVPPKRNTNQPGSPSAPPLPPRGITPDKRASNPIAINDFTSSQYPSASSMPRRPLSAHHQQQQQQQQQHEHGQKYAVVDISFDDPEADQPPHSLTSVGETQQLNVVGYGPNDFRDSGISTTSSHELNNLNNLSEESSSNSQSTVHHRDHCRMASNGSLDSAYTINATLNINQRENSANSFDIEDLPMPPPPPIPPKSLNITQNTTDSSSLDEQHSPLPKASQNQNHTTSNNHAHAHLPPHPHHLQPNCNHNHSNTNRQTNGINNTHNDGYTTPKTHDGGGVDSATAKETHNDGGTF, encoded by the exons AAAGCTCGGCTTGGATCAAGTGCCACGTATCGGTCCACTAGCTGTAGATCCGCACAACATCGGCATTGTAGGTTTGTACAATGTGCATGTATCTAGCGCAGACAATGCCAAAGCATCTTCG AGCCGAGGCACGTTGCGTCGCAAAGTTCAACGGAAAATTCTCACACACCATTTATACTTTTGTATGCGTGATTTCGGCCACCGTATCGGCGGCGATGATGCTGAGGTATATTTCTATCTATACGATGCTAATCCGATGCGCATGCGTGCGTTGTCCGAGCGATTTCTGGTTAAGATCTCCAAAGACGGTTTCTCAAATTACATAGAAAAATTGCATAGCAATTGTACGGTGTTCACGGATTTGG GTGCTGTCGATTTAAATGAAGACCTACATTTAGTGGCTGTGGTAATGCGCGTGGGCAAAATTAACCCTTCGGAAACGGGCAAAAAGGTGGAAAAGAATAATAGCCTCTCTTGCACGGGTCCAACCTATCGTCGGCCATTTGGTGTGGGTGTATTGCCGCTAAACGATATTACACAATATGACAGCTCAATTGAGTCGGAGGAGAAAGAGTATAACTTTAAG ATTTACCAATGCGAAGAAAAAGACTTCCATCAACTACACGAATTAATTATTAAGAAATCCACTGGCAAATTCTCGCCAATAACCTCAGGCAATCAAAATACACAGGGTATCGTAGTTTCGTTGAAGCTATTGCACGGCGGACTCGGACAGGCGCGCCAAGAGCAACCGTTACTCTTTCAAGGCACGACAATCACACGAAAAATGGGCTTTCCCGATGTCATCATGCCCGGCGACGTGCGCAACGATCTCTTTATTACGCTGGAACGCGCCGAGTTCGAGCGTGGCGGCAAGAATACCGCAAAAAATATACTAACTACCGTGGTTGTTCTCGACACGGCTGGTAATATTTTAACGGAATGTTTGTGGGGCGCTTCGGGCATGGATTCGCAGAGCTACTACAAATCCATGATATTGTATCATCAGAACTCTCCCTGTTGGAATGAAATGTTGCGCCTGAGTGTGCCCATAGATAAGTTCTCCGCTGCGCACGTGCGTTTCGAGTTTCGTCATTGTTCTACACGCGATAAATCGGACCCGAAACTCTTCGGTTTCAGCTTTGCGCGTCTTATGGATCCCAGTGGTGCGACACTGACCGATGGCCAACACGAGTTGTACGTCTACAAGTGTGAAGATTTGGCCAAACTGCATGCCGGTAATTATCTAAAATTGCCAAGCAAACCGAAGGATCCGCACGCCAAAGTGGATTGCAGTTCCATATTCCATCGTAGTtcaaaggaagtttttgtcatTAAATCACTTTTATGTTCGACGAAACTCACGCAGAATGCCGATCTGCTGTCGCTACTGCAGTGGCGTACAAATCCCGAGACGATACAAGACTCACTTACGGGTGTGTTGCGTTTGAACGACGAGGAGCTGGTTAAATTCCTGCAAGATGTGCTCGATGCATTATTCGCCATGTTCTCCAATGAGGAAGGTAACAGCACTGAGCATTCGGGTCTGGTCTTTCATGTGCTCGTCAGCATTTTCAGCGTCTTGCAAAGCAATAAATTCCAACATTTTCGTCCCGTTATGAATGCTTACATTGAGAATCACTTCGCAGCCGCGCTCGTCTATAAGGGTTTGATAACTTCGGTTGAGCATATGGCTGTGTTTATGACCAAGGCTGAGCATCCAGATCCATTTCAGAAATGCTTCAGTTCGCTAGAGTACATCTTTAAGTTGCTGATACAATCGCGCAAGCTGTTTGCCCGCGCTACCGGCGGCCAGTATGAGGACTCGTTCCGCAGAGATTTGCACTCGCTTTTTACGGCGCTCAACGGTATGTTGGCGGTGCCATCCTACGATGTAATCATACCCACACAAGAGGCGCTGCTGAACTCCACCGGCGTGGTGTTGGAGCAGTTGAAGGACACATTACCCGCGCCGGAGTTGGGTATGCTGGCACGCAATATGCTGGATGCCATACCCAGAGATGCGCCAGTACGTCTGGTGCAGGCCAAGCTGAATGCGGTTAAGGATCTGGTGTCTGGCGAGCTATTTCACGAAGATG ACTCACGCACTGTGGTGCTCTCTGTCGCCTGCAAACATTTGCGCATGCACCTTGGTCGCCGCGATGAGCTACGCCTGTGTGCCGAAATAATATCTGAAATTCTCAATCACCTCTACGATCTGCAGCGTCAGCAGCGCGAAAAAGTCACAAATACTTTGCAACATGATCTGGATTCGCTGTGTAAAAACATCCTCGGCATACTCATAAAAACCATAAGCATTATGATGGAAGGTGCCAACACTGTGCTGCCACAATTGGTCGCTTGTCTACTGGGTCTGTTGCAGCTCCTCGATGAGACACATTACAAACACTACTGGGACGAGTTGAGCCCAAATAAGGATCCACGTGATTTGAAAGATTTCCTCAGCAAGTCTTTATTGGTGTTTGAGGAACTGCTCTCGCAAGATTGGCAAGTGTTCCCTACCGATTGGCTGATCATGAAATTGGCTTGCAACGATGTTCTGCGTAAGGCTTTGGAGGAGTTCGCTAAACCATTGGTTTACCGTTTTCTCGGTCCACAATCCTTTGACTCACCACTTTGGTGGTCTTACTTCAGTTTGGCGGTAACATTTCTAACACAGCCCTCActgcaattggaaaaatatcGCGAACCGAAACGTCGAAAGATTTTGAATACTCATGGTGACATGCGCGTGCTAATGGGCTTCCAGATACTAAGCATGTGGTCACAGTTGGGCGAGCAGAAATTACACTTTATACCCTCGATGGTTGGGCCGTTCTTGGAGGTCACGCTCGTGCCTGAGCAGGCACTGAGAAAAGCGACCCTCACGGTGTTCTACGACATGATGCAATGCGAACAA agCGCACGTGGTTCATTCCGCTTAGTGGAGAGTGAACTTATCGATAAGTTGGATCTGCTTATCAGCGAAAATAAAGGCGATGATGAGTATCGCGAACTTTTCAGCACAAT GGAACATCTAAGCTTGGT TTTGCTTGAGAAAGTGCAATCGGAGAATCCCAATTGGAAAGACTCGGGCATTGCTTTCATAGCATCTGTGACGCGTTTATTGGAACGTCTGTTGGATTATCGCAGCGTTATGCAGGGCGAGGAGAATCGTGACAAGCGCATGTCCTGCACAGTGAACTTACtgaatttctataaaaatgaaatcaatcGCAAGGAAATGTATTTGCG atatatcTACAAACTGCACGACTTGCATTTGCAAGCCGAAAACTACACAGAGGCCGGCTACACGCTCAAACTCTATGCTAATATGCTCAGTTGGGATCGGGAATCGCTCTGCTTTGCGCCTTGTGATAACACTGGCCAGCCGGAGTGGCAGCGCAAGGAGCGGCTTTATCACGAG ATTCTGAAATATTTCGATAAGGGCAAATGTTGGGAGAAAGGTATACCGTTATGCAAAGAATTGGCTGTGCTTTACGAGACACGCCGCTTCGACTACAATAGGCTCAGTGAAATACTTATTTTGGAGGCgaaattctttcaaaatatCTTGACACAGTTGCGGCCGGAGCCGGAGTATTTCCGCGTTGGTTTCTATGGTTTGGGTTTTCCGCTATTCGTGCGG AATAAACAGTTTGTATATCGCGGCTTGGAGTACGAACGCATTGGTGCTTTCACACAACGCTTGCAAACCGAATTTCCCACAGCGCAAATTTTAACCAACAACAGTCCACCGGACAACTCGATACTCACTGCACCCGAACAGTATATACAGATTAGTAATGTGCGACCGGTTGGCGATGCGCAAGCGCTGAAGACGGCAATGGTGCCGGTGCCGGAGAAAATTGCTAGATTCTATGAA GTCAACGACGTGACGCGCTTCATCTACGATCGCCCCATCTACAAAGGTCCGATTGATAAGGATAACGAATTCAAATCACTTTGGATCGAACGAACGAAACTCGAAATATCCAATCCACTGCCGGGCATATTGCGTTGGTTCGAAGTGAAACACAAGTCAGTGCACGAAATCACACCCGTCGAATTCGCCTGCGAGACAATGAACAATGTTGGCAAAGAATTATGGGATCTGATAGTACAGTACCGCAGCGAACCAAAACGCAATATAAATCCGTTCTCAATGCGTTTGCAGGGCATTATCGATGCCAATGTAATGGGCGGCATAAGCAAATATCAAGAGGCATTCTTCTCCGAACAGTTCCTCAAATCGCCACAAGGTCACGGCCAACAAGCGAATGTGCAAAAATTGAAAGCGCTTATATTGGAGCAAATACAAGTGCTGGAGCAAGCCTTAGAGCTGCACGGCACACTGGCGCCATCGGGCGTACAACCGCTACACAATCGTTTGCTCGAACGCTTCTCACAGCTAAAGCAAAGCTTATCGGGACTCGGTCGTTTGAAGCGACAACATTCGGATAGTATAGTTAATACACCACTGCCACCACTACCAACGGAGAATCGCACTATGAGCCTGGGTAATCCCAATACAAATGCTGGATCCTCAAATTATTATGGTGTGTACGAGCATGATGATATATATACGCGACCGGGTGACACGCTGCGCCCAGTTGAAACTGCAAACACATTGCTTATAACTAATTCATACCAAATGCTGAGCAATGAGAGTATGAGCACAGTAGAGATTACGCGTGACAAAGTGCCACCGGTGCCGAATCGACCGCGTTCGCAGAATTTCATGGGCAGCATGGATGGGCCAGAGGTGCCGCCCAAACGTAATACGAATCAGCCCGGTTCTCCAAGCGCGCCACCGCTACCGCCACGTGGCATAACACCCGACAAACGCGCCTCAAATCCGATTGCAATAAATGATTTCACGAGTAGCCAATACCCGTCGGCTAGCTCCATGCCACGTCGCCCACTATCGGCacaccatcaacaacaacagcagcagcagcaacagcatgAGCACGGTCAAAAGTATGCTGTGGTGGATATTAGTTTTGACGATCCCGAAGCCGATCAACCACCACACTCGCTAACGAGCGTCGGCGAGACACAACAACTGAATGTGGTCGGTTATGGGCCAAATGATTTTCGTGATTCCGGCATCTCAACGACAAGTTCACACGAGCTGAACAACTTGAATAATCTAAGCGAAGAGTCATCGAGCAATTCCCAAAGCACCGTGCATCACCGCGATCACTGTCGCATGGCGTCGAATGGCAGTCTCGACAGCGCCTACACAATCAACGCAACACTCAATATAAATCAACGTGAAAACTCCGCGAATTCCTTTGATATCGAAGATCTGCCaatgccgccaccaccacccATACCACCCAAGTCTTTGAATATTACGCAGAACACGACAGATTCATCTTCGCTCGACGAGCAGCATTCGCCATTGCCCAAAGCAAGCCAAAATCAAAATCATACCACAAGTAACAATCATGCACACGCACATCTACCACCACATCCACATCATTTGCAGCCAAATTGCAATCATAATCATAGCAATACGAATCGCCAGACGAACGGCATCAACAACACGCACAACGACGGTTATACAACACCAAAAACCCATGACGGCGGCGGCGTTGATAGTGCCACCGCCAAGGAAACGCACAATGATGGCGGCACTTTTTGA